In Mobula hypostoma chromosome 10, sMobHyp1.1, whole genome shotgun sequence, a single genomic region encodes these proteins:
- the irg1l gene encoding immunoresponsive gene 1, like has protein sequence MLPELQKMQSSLTVGLRAYHKISQKAFDALDLKETVTSSFGSFVSGVKAEHLSDVVLHRSKRMILDNIGVGLLGSTSHVFDICLNYCRHMFAQDPVSSVYGRSGLKLSPTLAAFANGVAVHSMDFDDTWHPATHPSGAVLPALLAAAQMLPVNSKPSGLDLLLAFNVGIEIQGRLLRFSQEAHNIPKRFHPPSVVGTMGSAAAIAKFLKLNPKQCVNALAIAASLAGAPMANAATQAKPIHIGNAARLGFEAALLASKGMAGSAAILDDTPGCFGFSAFYGDYHPQEIPSLEQTCFLLEEQDMAFKRFPAHLGMHWVVDAAVSVRQLATVNEGVSPSSMIKKIILRVPASRYINRPFPKTEHEARHSFQFNACSALLDGDVSIDSFSESKLQRADLSELLNKVELQHPEDNLASFEKMYGEVVLVLKNDDILRGRCDTFYGHWRNPLSRESLVRKFKNNASYVLQQDNIEAIIESVENLENMKDCSTLSSYLE, from the exons atgCTTCCAGAATTGCAG AAGATGCAGTCTTCCTTAACAGTTGGATTGAGGGCGTACCACAAAATATCACAGAAAG CTTTCGATGCACTGGACTTGAAAGAGACGGTAACAAGCAGCTTCGGCTCGTTTGTTTCGGGGGTTAAAGCCGAACATCTCTCAGACGTGGTTCTACATAGGAGTAAGCGTATGATTCTGGATAACATTGGAGTTGGGCTCCTGGGGAGCACCAGTCATGTTTTTGACATTTGCCTGAATTACTGCCGG CATATGTTTGCCCAAGACCCGGTGAGCTCAGTGTATGGACGTAGTGGTTTAAAACTTTCCCCTACTCTAGCTGCGTTCGCCAATGGAGTCGCG GTCCACTCCATGGACTTCGACGACACCTGGCATCCCGCCACTCACCCATCGGGGGCTGTGCTGCCTGCTCTCCTGGCTGCCGCCCAGATGCTGCCTGTTAACTCCAAACCCAGTGGTCTCGACTTGCTACTGGCCTTCAATGTGGGTATTGAAATTCAGGGCCGGTTACTGCGCTTCTCTCAGGAAGCACACAACATTCCCAAGAG GTTCCACCCTCCGAGTGTTGTGGGGACAATGGGTAGTGCTGCAGCTATTGCTAAATTTCTAAAACTTAATCCCAAGCAATGTGTTAATGCCCTGGCTATTGCAGCGTCACTTGCAGGGGCACCAATGGCCAATGCAGCTACCCAGGCAAAACCCATTCATATTGGCAATGCTGCACGGCTGGGCTTTGAGGCAGCTCTCCTGGCCTCTAAAGGAATGGCGGGTAGTGCTGCAATTCTAGATGATACCCCTGGCTGTTTTGGGTTTTCTGCTTTCTATGGTGATTATCACCCTCAAGAGATACCATCTCTTGAGCAGACATGCTTCTTGCTAGAAGAGCAAGACATGGCATTTAAGCGCTTCCCAGCTCATCTGGGCATGCACTGGGTGGTCGACGCTGCTGTCTCTGTGAGGCAATTAGCGACTGTCAATGAAGGTGTTTCTCCCTCCTCCATGATCAAGAAGATCATTCTGCGTGTCCCTGCTTCCCGGTACATCAACAGACCATTCCCAAAGACAGAACACGAGGCTCGTcattccttccagttcaatgccTGCTCTGCATTGTTGGATGGAGATGTGAGCATTGACTCATTCAGTGAAAGCAAACTGCAGCGAGCTGATCTCAGTGAGTTACTGAACAAAGTGGAGCTCCAGCATCCTGAAGATAACTTGGCCAGCTTTGAGAAGATGTATGGAGAAGTAGTTTTGGTCCTGAAGAACGATGACATTCTCCGTGGAAGATGTGACACCTTTTACGGACATTGGAGAAACCCTCTGTCCAGAGAATCCCTGGTCAGGAAATTCAAAAATAATGCATCATATGTGCTGCAGCAGGACAATATAGAAGCTATCATTGAATCAGTTGAAAACCTTGAAAATATGAAAGATTGTTCCACATTAAGTTCTTATTTGGAGTGA